A single Sphingomonas sp. IW22 DNA region contains:
- a CDS encoding DNA topoisomerase IB: MAPTIFYCDDSEPGITRRKVRHGWGYWDVTGKRITDREEIDRLNRIGLPPAYRDAWFSPDPNGHIQAVGWDEKGRKQYRYHTDFRDAQEAAKYSRCAGFGERLPLLRKQVEKDLAGRKLSRERAVAAVVRLLDLGRLRVGNEGYVKANKSFGATTLRRRHAKLTGSRLRLQYRAKSGKQRVLTLTDNSLIRFVRKCQDLPGQHLFRWLDDDGVSHPVTSSDVNSYIRAAMGDDFTAKHFRTWGASAIAFGALATADAPIGLKTMLEPVVEALGNTPAIARKSYVHPALVALAKDNSAQLALRARIKLPRSTRHLTRAERGLIAFLNDLDDDSAPARAA, translated from the coding sequence ATGGCCCCGACAATCTTTTACTGCGATGACAGCGAACCGGGGATCACCCGCCGAAAAGTGCGCCACGGCTGGGGTTATTGGGATGTGACGGGCAAACGCATCACCGACCGGGAGGAGATCGACCGGCTGAACCGCATCGGTCTGCCCCCCGCCTATCGCGATGCGTGGTTCAGCCCCGACCCAAATGGCCATATTCAGGCGGTGGGCTGGGACGAAAAGGGCCGCAAGCAATATCGCTATCACACCGATTTCCGCGACGCGCAGGAAGCGGCAAAATACTCGCGCTGCGCCGGGTTCGGCGAACGCCTGCCCCTTCTTCGCAAACAGGTGGAAAAGGATTTGGCGGGCCGCAAGCTCAGCCGTGAACGCGCGGTGGCGGCGGTTGTCCGCCTGCTCGACCTGGGCCGCCTGCGCGTCGGCAATGAAGGTTATGTGAAAGCGAACAAGAGCTTTGGCGCGACCACCCTTCGTCGTCGCCATGCCAAGCTGACGGGCAGCCGGTTGCGGCTGCAGTATCGGGCGAAATCGGGCAAGCAGCGGGTGCTGACCCTGACCGACAATTCGCTGATCCGTTTCGTTCGGAAATGCCAGGATCTGCCGGGGCAGCACCTGTTTCGCTGGCTGGATGACGACGGCGTCTCTCACCCGGTCACCTCCAGCGACGTGAACAGCTATATCCGCGCGGCAATGGGCGACGATTTCACCGCCAAGCATTTCCGCACATGGGGCGCCAGCGCCATCGCTTTTGGCGCTCTGGCCACCGCTGACGCGCCGATCGGGCTGAAAACGATGCTGGAACCGGTGGTAGAGGCGCTGGGCAACACGCCTGCCATTGCGCGCAAAAGCTATGTCCACCCCGCACTGGTCGCGCTGGCAAAGGACAACTCGGCACAACTTGCGCTCCGCGCACGCATCAAGCTACCCCGGTCCACGCGGCACCTGACCCGCGCCGAGCGCGGCCTGATCGCGTTCCTGAACGACCTTGACGACGACAGCGCCCCCGCACGGGCGGCCTGA
- a CDS encoding mechanosensitive ion channel family protein, whose translation MSNNSAAETAALPDIDPAGVQRQFNALVRDSLEWVAGHWLQILIAVGVAALIVLALDTLKRWGKKYCERQPIVTGWSGILGRAISRTNRFFMTMVAAKLVVGVADAPQGVVTTTNFFFTVAAVFQAATWVREVILGLVEARTQGDHRGSEALGTAMGLIRLLVTFAVFAIALIVVLDNLGVNVTGLVAGLGVGGIAIGLAAQGIFADLFAALSIIFDKPFRKGDSISYDTTSGNIEEIGLKSTRIRSFQGEERIISNKNLLDKEIQNNTRRDHRRAKFVIGVIYQTAPEVCAKIPGLLKEIVESHDKIFIRAGFVGFGASSLDFELEFDSPGPDYVSFYDGRTAIGLAILQRFNNDGIEIAYPTQTTFTAAPDGRMVMPYAEVQPVRTVEAE comes from the coding sequence ATGAGCAATAACAGCGCGGCGGAAACGGCCGCCCTTCCCGACATTGATCCCGCCGGCGTCCAGCGCCAGTTCAACGCCTTGGTGCGCGACAGCCTGGAATGGGTGGCCGGCCACTGGCTTCAGATCCTGATCGCGGTCGGCGTGGCCGCGCTGATCGTCTTGGCGCTCGACACGCTCAAGCGCTGGGGCAAGAAATATTGCGAGCGGCAGCCCATCGTCACCGGATGGTCGGGCATTCTGGGCCGTGCGATTTCGCGCACCAACCGCTTTTTCATGACCATGGTGGCAGCCAAGCTGGTGGTTGGTGTGGCCGACGCGCCGCAGGGGGTGGTGACCACCACCAATTTCTTTTTCACCGTCGCCGCCGTGTTTCAGGCTGCAACCTGGGTGCGCGAAGTCATCCTGGGGCTGGTCGAGGCGCGGACGCAGGGCGACCATCGCGGTAGCGAGGCACTGGGCACCGCCATGGGCCTGATCCGGCTGCTGGTCACCTTTGCCGTATTCGCGATCGCGCTGATCGTCGTTCTGGACAACCTCGGCGTCAACGTCACTGGCCTTGTCGCCGGTCTGGGCGTCGGCGGTATCGCCATTGGTCTGGCCGCACAGGGCATTTTCGCCGACCTGTTCGCCGCCCTGTCGATCATCTTCGACAAGCCGTTTCGCAAGGGCGACAGCATCAGCTACGATACAACGTCCGGCAATATCGAGGAAATCGGCCTGAAATCGACGCGCATCCGCAGCTTTCAGGGTGAAGAGCGGATCATCTCGAACAAGAACCTGCTCGACAAGGAAATCCAGAACAACACCCGCCGCGATCATCGCCGGGCCAAGTTCGTAATCGGCGTCATTTATCAGACGGCGCCGGAAGTATGCGCGAAAATCCCCGGCCTTCTGAAGGAGATCGTCGAGTCCCACGACAAGATCTTCATCCGTGCGGGCTTTGTCGGCTTTGGCGCCTCCAGCCTGGATTTCGAACTGGAGTTCGATTCGCCCGGCCCGGATTATGTCAGCTTCTATGACGGGCGCACCGCCATCGGCCTCGCCATCCTGCAACGCTTCAACAATGACGGGATCGAGATCGCCTACCCGACCCAAACAACCTTCACCGCCGCCCCCGACGGGCGCATGGTCATGCCCTATGCCGAAGTGCAGCCGGTGAGGACCGTAGAGGCGGAGTGA
- the nadA gene encoding quinolinate synthase NadA, with product MDARNGIGGTLQGVDLLAEIDRLRRERNAVILAHYYQKPEIQDLADFVGDSLELSRKAAETDADVIAFCGVRFMAETAKILSPQKTVILPDMDAGCSLEDSCPPEQFAAFRAQHPDHIALTYINSSVQVKALSDIIVTSSSAEKILAQIPESQPIIFGPDRHLGGYLARKFGRDMLLWPGVCIVHEAFSETELLKLKAEHPGAPVAAHPECPAHIVEHAEYVGSTSGILDYAKTMPGDTLIVATEPHIIHQMQKAVPHKLFIGAPGADGNCNCNICPYMAMNTLEKLYLALRDLTPRIEIEEELRLKAKRSLDAMLDMASATIGQGDLGPVTVTGA from the coding sequence ATGGACGCGCGCAACGGTATCGGCGGGACGCTTCAGGGCGTCGACCTGCTGGCAGAGATCGACCGGCTGCGTCGCGAACGCAACGCCGTGATCCTGGCCCATTATTACCAGAAGCCGGAGATTCAGGATCTGGCCGATTTCGTTGGCGACAGCCTGGAACTCAGCCGCAAGGCGGCGGAAACCGACGCCGATGTCATCGCCTTTTGCGGCGTGCGTTTCATGGCGGAAACGGCCAAGATCCTCAGCCCGCAAAAGACGGTGATCCTGCCCGACATGGACGCCGGTTGCAGCCTGGAGGACAGCTGCCCGCCCGAACAGTTCGCGGCATTCCGCGCGCAGCACCCGGACCATATCGCGCTGACGTACATCAACAGCTCGGTTCAGGTGAAGGCGCTGTCGGACATCATCGTCACGTCGTCTTCCGCCGAAAAGATCCTGGCGCAGATCCCGGAAAGCCAGCCGATCATCTTTGGCCCCGACCGGCATCTGGGCGGTTATCTCGCGCGCAAGTTCGGGCGCGACATGCTGTTGTGGCCGGGCGTGTGCATCGTCCACGAAGCGTTCAGCGAAACCGAGCTGCTCAAGCTGAAGGCGGAGCATCCGGGCGCGCCGGTGGCGGCGCATCCTGAATGCCCGGCGCATATCGTCGAACATGCCGAATATGTCGGATCGACCAGCGGCATCCTCGATTATGCCAAGACGATGCCCGGCGACACGCTGATCGTCGCGACCGAGCCGCACATAATCCATCAGATGCAAAAGGCGGTGCCGCACAAGCTGTTCATCGGCGCACCGGGTGCGGACGGCAACTGCAACTGCAACATCTGCCCCTATATGGCGATGAACACGCTGGAGAAGCTGTATCTGGCGCTACGCGACCTGACCCCGCGCATCGAGATCGAGGAGGAGCTTCGGCTGAAAGCCAAGCGCAGCCTGGATGCGATGCTGGACATGGCGTCGGCCACCATCGGTCAAGGCGATCTGGGTCCGGTGACGGTCACCGGCGCCTGA
- a CDS encoding DUF4230 domain-containing protein: MARRMRGEAWRMIVALALLVGVVGGLLLAWSEYRDRHAVTKPVEAPEGPAVTQIVTAKMAGMGDLRVARLSGTVQAAATDVRWGGLLKSGRVAKMPYSVDYHVDLSNISERDMQWDEDDRTLIVDAPDVTADRANIDDGKASVVERSGVLVTREAGEQLSAQVSRAADGAAQREATSPERMAQARELARAAIARTFRAPLVAAGQGDARVVVTFPAERGARYREQWDQSRRPEEVLAEPR, translated from the coding sequence GTGGCACGCCGCATGAGGGGAGAGGCATGGCGCATGATCGTCGCGCTGGCGCTGTTGGTCGGCGTGGTCGGCGGCCTGCTGCTCGCGTGGAGCGAGTATCGCGACCGTCACGCCGTCACGAAGCCCGTTGAGGCACCCGAAGGGCCGGCCGTGACCCAGATCGTCACCGCAAAGATGGCGGGCATGGGCGACCTGCGCGTCGCGCGCCTGTCGGGCACGGTTCAGGCGGCGGCGACCGATGTGCGCTGGGGTGGCCTGCTCAAATCGGGACGCGTGGCCAAGATGCCCTATTCGGTCGACTATCATGTCGATCTGTCGAACATCTCCGAACGCGACATGCAGTGGGACGAGGATGATCGCACGCTGATCGTCGATGCACCCGACGTGACGGCTGACCGCGCCAATATTGACGACGGCAAGGCCAGCGTGGTCGAGCGCAGCGGGGTGCTGGTCACGCGTGAGGCAGGCGAGCAATTGAGCGCGCAGGTATCGCGCGCCGCCGATGGCGCTGCACAGCGGGAAGCGACATCGCCTGAACGCATGGCACAGGCGCGTGAACTGGCGCGCGCGGCGATTGCCCGGACATTCCGCGCACCGCTGGTGGCGGCGGGGCAGGGGGATGCGCGGGTCGTCGTGACGTTCCCGGCCGAACGCGGCGCCCGCTACCGCGAGCAATGGGACCAGTCGCGCCGCCCGGAAGAGGTGCTGGCCGAACCGCGCTGA
- a CDS encoding MBL fold metallo-hydrolase yields MIEDPVGAAVPLDPLVVRVLAGNASPFTHTGTQTHLVGRDALALIDPGPDDADHLAALLSAIGGRPVVAIMVTHTHHDHSPLAARLREETGAPVIGCAPLTMADAGPRADRAFDVEYRPDRVLGDGDVVDGDGWTLQAIATPGHTSNHLAFALPQAQALFSGDHVMGWSTTIVSPPDGDMGDYMASLEKLMGRDERIYYPAHGQAIDNPQRLVRGMLGHRKQREGQILRLLARAPADIAAMVDAMYVGIDARLKPAAERSVLAHLFDLRRRGAVTEGEGALWHAA; encoded by the coding sequence ATGATCGAAGACCCTGTCGGCGCGGCCGTGCCGCTCGACCCGCTGGTGGTGCGGGTGCTGGCCGGCAATGCCTCACCCTTTACCCATACCGGTACGCAGACGCATCTCGTCGGGCGCGACGCTCTGGCGCTTATCGACCCCGGACCGGATGATGCCGACCATCTGGCGGCGCTTTTGTCCGCGATCGGCGGGCGGCCCGTCGTCGCCATCATGGTCACGCATACGCACCACGACCACAGCCCGCTGGCCGCCCGGCTGCGCGAGGAAACCGGCGCGCCGGTCATCGGCTGCGCGCCGCTCACCATGGCCGATGCCGGTCCGCGTGCCGACCGGGCGTTCGATGTGGAATATCGGCCGGACCGCGTGCTGGGCGACGGCGATGTGGTGGATGGCGACGGCTGGACGCTTCAGGCGATTGCAACGCCCGGTCACACGTCGAACCATCTGGCCTTTGCCCTGCCACAGGCGCAGGCACTGTTCAGCGGTGATCATGTCATGGGATGGTCCACCACCATCGTCTCACCCCCCGATGGCGACATGGGGGATTACATGGCCAGCCTTGAAAAGCTGATGGGCCGGGACGAGCGTATCTATTACCCCGCCCATGGGCAGGCGATCGACAATCCGCAGCGGCTGGTGCGCGGGATGCTGGGCCACCGCAAGCAGCGCGAGGGTCAGATCCTGCGCCTGCTGGCACGCGCGCCTGCCGACATCGCCGCAATGGTCGATGCCATGTATGTCGGGATCGACGCCCGGCTGAAGCCGGCGGCCGAACGATCGGTCCTGGCGCATCTGTTCGACCTGCGCCGCCGCGGCGCCGTCACCGAAGGAGAGGGGGCATTGTGGCACGCCGCATGA
- a CDS encoding SDR family NAD(P)-dependent oxidoreductase: MANGLAVITGASTGIGRELARIAAREGYDLVLVADEPQIDVAAGELRSEGVAVEAVEADLATFEGNDRLLAAVAGRPIDILIANAGRGLGHAFVDQSPDEWRRVIDTNVTGTTYLLQKVAKTMVGQGAGRILIVGSIAGLIPGAYQAVYNGTKAYLDSFAYALREELNDTGVVVTVLMPGPTDTQFFARANMLDTPVGQDDSKEDPVKTAENGWKAMMDGSAHIVSGAKNKIQAALSHLTPDTMLAKQHTKMAKPDA; this comes from the coding sequence ATGGCGAACGGACTGGCAGTAATCACCGGCGCATCGACGGGTATCGGCCGCGAACTGGCGCGCATTGCCGCGCGTGAAGGCTATGATCTGGTGCTGGTCGCCGACGAGCCGCAGATCGACGTGGCAGCCGGCGAATTGCGCAGCGAGGGCGTTGCGGTTGAGGCGGTAGAGGCCGATCTTGCGACGTTCGAGGGTAATGACCGGTTGCTGGCGGCAGTCGCCGGTCGCCCGATCGACATCCTGATCGCCAACGCCGGACGCGGCCTTGGCCACGCCTTTGTCGATCAGTCGCCCGACGAATGGCGTCGCGTGATCGACACCAACGTCACGGGCACCACCTATCTGTTGCAGAAGGTCGCGAAGACGATGGTGGGGCAGGGCGCGGGCCGGATCCTGATCGTCGGTTCGATCGCGGGGCTGATCCCCGGCGCCTATCAGGCGGTGTATAACGGCACGAAGGCGTATCTCGACAGCTTTGCCTATGCCCTGCGTGAGGAGCTTAACGACACCGGCGTGGTCGTGACCGTGCTGATGCCGGGACCGACCGACACGCAGTTCTTTGCCCGTGCGAACATGCTCGACACCCCCGTCGGGCAGGATGACAGCAAGGAAGATCCCGTAAAAACCGCCGAGAACGGGTGGAAGGCGATGATGGACGGATCGGCCCACATCGTTTCTGGCGCAAAGAACAAGATTCAGGCCGCCCTGTCGCACCTGACCCCCGACACGATGCTGGCCAAGCAACATACCAAGATGGCCAAGCCCGACGCCTGA
- a CDS encoding glycosyltransferase, which produces MIHEAASRPRRIAVVAHLRHPIAPPFMGGMEAHCDLLVRSLQDAGHQVTLFASGDSAPDLPVVSVAPLAYEGELPWALWRGTDRLNAWLADAYARCWSAILSGGFDIVHNNSLFAPIHDWALRDGVPMVTSLHVPPFGPLRDAVARNRAPWLKLTVPSASQLPLWGKNDAIRVAHNGIDLSRWRPADRGNGRALWFGRITPNKGTLTALRAADAAGIALDLIGPVECSDYFAELAPYLRAPHTYLGHLSGSALAHRVAAALVVLSTPMWDEPFGLVAAEALASGVPVAALDRGAMAEVIGDCGALAADEAALPAAIHRALSVSRAQCRRRAEQCFSADAMIARYAAAYDDASATRPASSISSTRALLA; this is translated from the coding sequence TTGATCCACGAAGCAGCTTCCCGCCCCCGCCGGATCGCGGTGGTCGCGCACCTTCGCCACCCCATCGCACCGCCGTTCATGGGTGGGATGGAGGCGCATTGCGATCTGCTGGTCCGCTCGTTGCAGGATGCGGGGCATCAGGTGACCCTGTTCGCCAGCGGCGACAGCGCGCCCGACCTGCCCGTCGTGTCGGTGGCGCCACTGGCTTATGAAGGCGAACTGCCATGGGCGCTGTGGCGCGGGACCGACCGGCTGAACGCCTGGCTGGCCGATGCCTATGCCCGGTGCTGGTCCGCGATATTGTCGGGCGGGTTCGACATCGTCCACAATAACAGCCTGTTCGCACCCATTCACGACTGGGCGTTGCGCGACGGCGTGCCGATGGTCACGTCGCTGCACGTCCCGCCCTTTGGCCCGCTTCGCGACGCGGTCGCGCGCAACCGGGCGCCCTGGCTGAAACTGACGGTGCCGTCGGCCAGCCAGCTGCCATTATGGGGCAAAAACGACGCGATCCGTGTCGCGCATAACGGCATCGACCTGTCGCGCTGGCGCCCTGCCGATCGGGGCAATGGTCGCGCACTTTGGTTCGGGCGGATTACCCCGAACAAGGGGACGCTGACGGCGCTGCGGGCCGCCGACGCGGCGGGCATCGCGCTGGACCTGATCGGGCCGGTCGAGTGTTCGGACTATTTCGCCGAACTTGCCCCCTATCTCAGAGCGCCACACACCTATCTGGGTCATTTGTCGGGCAGCGCACTGGCGCATCGGGTCGCGGCGGCGTTGGTCGTGCTCAGTACGCCGATGTGGGATGAACCCTTTGGGCTGGTGGCGGCAGAGGCGCTGGCGTCCGGCGTTCCCGTCGCAGCGCTGGATCGGGGCGCCATGGCGGAGGTGATCGGCGATTGCGGCGCCCTGGCCGCCGATGAAGCTGCACTGCCCGCCGCCATCCACCGCGCGCTGAGCGTATCGCGCGCGCAGTGTCGCCGCCGGGCAGAACAATGCTTCAGCGCGGACGCGATGATCGCCCGCTATGCCGCCGCATATGACGACGCGTCGGCTACGCGCCCGGCCTCAAGCATCTCGAGCACCCGCGCGCTGCTGGCATAG
- a CDS encoding glycosyltransferase family 2 protein: MSLSVCTLGFGRAGHLANLVCGLDRQTVRPAELVIGVMQSEPYALPDTAFPVRQVMLDAPHLPLAAARNAAARAAMGEHLVFLDIDCIPDPDFVADYADRLAGHDAVLMGEVMYLPAGATDKGIDFPHFATVAEKHSERAGPPITPTGICRDYRCFWSLNFAMRRDRFLALGGFDERYRGYGGEDTDFGRTLAEAGVPILWARGARAYHQYHPHHMPPVHHVESVLANARRFRDKWGEWTMQHWLRAFVLMGLIERRGDDYAVLRAPGADDLALTAQQSHRPYASSARVLEMLEAGRVADASSYAAA, from the coding sequence ATGAGCCTGTCGGTCTGCACGCTGGGCTTTGGCCGCGCCGGGCATCTGGCCAATCTGGTGTGTGGCCTAGATCGACAGACCGTTCGCCCGGCGGAACTGGTGATCGGCGTGATGCAGTCCGAACCCTATGCCCTGCCGGACACGGCCTTTCCCGTACGCCAAGTGATGCTCGACGCGCCGCACCTGCCGCTGGCGGCGGCGCGCAACGCGGCGGCGCGGGCGGCGATGGGGGAGCATCTGGTATTCCTCGACATTGATTGCATTCCCGACCCCGATTTCGTCGCGGATTATGCCGATCGGTTGGCGGGGCACGACGCGGTACTGATGGGGGAGGTGATGTACCTGCCTGCCGGGGCGACCGATAAGGGGATCGACTTCCCCCACTTCGCAACCGTGGCCGAAAAGCACAGCGAGCGCGCGGGTCCGCCCATCACGCCGACCGGCATCTGCCGCGACTATCGTTGTTTCTGGTCGCTGAACTTCGCGATGCGGCGTGACCGTTTTCTGGCGCTTGGCGGCTTTGACGAGCGGTATCGCGGTTATGGCGGGGAGGATACGGATTTCGGGCGCACGCTGGCGGAGGCCGGGGTGCCGATCCTGTGGGCGCGCGGCGCGCGTGCCTATCACCAATATCACCCGCACCATATGCCGCCGGTCCACCATGTCGAAAGCGTGCTGGCCAACGCCCGGCGCTTTCGCGACAAATGGGGCGAGTGGACCATGCAGCACTGGCTTCGCGCATTTGTGCTGATGGGGCTGATCGAACGGCGGGGCGATGATTACGCGGTGCTTCGCGCGCCCGGTGCCGACGATTTGGCACTGACGGCGCAGCAATCGCACCGCCCCTATGCCAGCAGCGCGCGGGTGCTCGAGATGCTTGAGGCCGGGCGCGTAGCCGACGCGTCGTCATATGCGGCGGCATAG
- a CDS encoding HAD-IIB family hydrolase → MRILTLALGGCLKAPPVQFGLTEDTGGHITYILGAAFALAARSDVQHVEIVTRLIDDPMLGDVYARQHELIGEKLAIRRIDSGNRAYLSKEANAADRPAFTAALIDYLAQCPVRPDVIHAHFADAAEVAIAVRERLGIPFVFTGHSMGIDKLSCTDRPCPGIERRIALETQAVRAADAIIASSRDEAERQLMCYPGADAARIHCVPPGASLDEDRAASSARARRLVAPFLRDADKPMLLAIARPVTKKNLAGLVDLYAADPLLRERANLVIVAGLRDAPDSGEAEQRGVIADLIDRLDRHDLYGRMALPKRHERADIASLYAMARETSGVFVNPAFTEPYGLTLTEAAFHGVPVVATAHGGPADIVAALGHGVVADPRQPGSFAAAIRALLDDPARWAAASAAGQCNAGRLDWHAYADRFVAIARGLRDVPVAAARFERLLLCDIDNTLTGCRDGAAELCQWLGQRPQIGFGIATGRSLQEAQRLLSEWRYPDPAVMVTSVGSEVYWRAGGRLIADRDFAAAIDAGWDADGIREVAARVAGLVMQPPVEQRRHKLSWFADADAAARLRLAMTAAGLRVRVIHSHGNLLDVVPHGAGKGAAMRWIVDRMALPLERVHAAGDSGNDLDMLEQCPNAILVANHSRELRDLAQRKGIFVARRPHAGGIVDAMRLSSSGAQVSC, encoded by the coding sequence GTGCGTATCCTGACCCTGGCGCTGGGCGGTTGCCTGAAAGCGCCGCCCGTTCAGTTCGGCCTGACCGAGGATACCGGCGGCCACATCACCTATATTCTCGGTGCCGCCTTTGCGCTGGCCGCGCGGTCGGACGTGCAGCATGTCGAGATCGTCACCCGACTGATCGACGATCCGATGTTGGGGGATGTCTACGCCCGGCAGCACGAACTGATCGGTGAAAAGCTGGCGATCCGGCGGATTGATTCGGGCAATCGCGCCTATCTGAGCAAGGAAGCGAATGCCGCTGACCGCCCGGCCTTTACCGCCGCGCTGATCGACTATCTGGCGCAATGTCCGGTCCGCCCCGATGTGATCCACGCCCATTTCGCGGACGCTGCCGAAGTCGCGATTGCGGTGCGCGAGCGGCTGGGCATCCCGTTTGTTTTTACCGGCCATTCGATGGGCATCGACAAGCTGAGCTGCACCGACCGCCCCTGTCCGGGGATCGAGCGGCGCATCGCGCTGGAGACGCAGGCGGTGCGCGCCGCCGATGCGATCATCGCATCCTCCCGCGACGAGGCCGAGCGGCAGTTGATGTGCTACCCCGGCGCCGACGCAGCGCGCATTCATTGTGTGCCGCCGGGCGCCAGCCTGGATGAGGACCGGGCCGCCAGCAGCGCCCGCGCGCGCCGCCTGGTCGCGCCGTTCCTGCGCGATGCCGACAAGCCGATGCTGTTGGCGATTGCGCGGCCCGTTACGAAGAAAAACCTGGCGGGGCTGGTCGACCTTTACGCCGCCGATCCGCTGCTGCGTGAGCGAGCCAATCTGGTCATCGTCGCCGGACTGCGCGACGCGCCTGACAGTGGAGAGGCGGAGCAGCGCGGCGTGATCGCGGATCTGATCGACCGGCTGGATCGTCACGATCTTTACGGCCGCATGGCGCTGCCCAAACGGCATGAACGCGCAGATATCGCCTCTCTTTATGCCATGGCGCGGGAGACGAGCGGCGTCTTCGTCAACCCGGCCTTTACCGAACCCTACGGCCTGACCCTGACCGAAGCGGCGTTTCACGGCGTGCCCGTGGTCGCGACGGCTCACGGCGGACCGGCGGATATTGTTGCGGCGCTGGGTCATGGCGTCGTTGCCGATCCGCGCCAGCCGGGCTCGTTCGCCGCGGCGATCCGCGCCCTGCTGGACGATCCTGCGCGCTGGGCGGCGGCATCGGCGGCCGGGCAGTGCAATGCCGGGCGACTGGACTGGCATGCTTATGCCGACCGCTTTGTCGCCATCGCGCGCGGACTTCGCGACGTGCCGGTCGCTGCGGCGCGGTTCGAGCGATTGTTGCTTTGCGACATCGACAACACCCTGACCGGCTGTCGCGATGGCGCGGCGGAGCTTTGCCAATGGCTGGGTCAGCGGCCTCAGATCGGCTTCGGCATCGCCACGGGACGCTCGCTTCAGGAAGCGCAGCGGCTGCTGTCCGAATGGCGTTACCCCGATCCCGCTGTGATGGTCACGTCGGTCGGCAGCGAAGTCTATTGGCGGGCGGGCGGGCGGCTGATCGCCGACCGCGACTTTGCCGCCGCGATCGACGCGGGATGGGATGCGGATGGCATTCGCGAGGTAGCGGCACGCGTCGCCGGGCTGGTCATGCAACCGCCGGTTGAACAGCGCCGCCATAAGCTCAGCTGGTTTGCGGATGCCGATGCGGCGGCGCGGCTGCGCCTTGCCATGACGGCGGCGGGCCTGCGGGTTCGGGTGATTCACAGCCACGGCAATCTGCTGGACGTGGTGCCACACGGTGCGGGCAAGGGCGCGGCAATGCGCTGGATCGTCGATCGCATGGCCCTGCCGCTGGAGCGGGTTCACGCCGCCGGTGACAGCGGCAACGATCTGGACATGCTGGAGCAATGCCCCAACGCGATCCTTGTCGCCAACCACAGCCGCGAATTGCGCGACCTGGCCCAGCGCAAGGGCATTTTCGTTGCGCGTCGCCCGCATGCCGGCGGCATCGTCGATGCGATGCGCCTTTCCTCCTCTGGCGCACAGGTGAGCTGTTGA
- a CDS encoding sulfotransferase, protein MHQLFRPSASSGRSARYVFVGGLHRSGTTLVADRLGAAPEIGAIRDAPVPEQEGVYLQGAIPHGAQNGIPGRFAFDPAQHLTEDSAFNTHEVARRIAAEWDGWFPADTALRIEKSPVNLLRSRLYQCLFPTAMFVFVVRHPLAVARATTKWTDQSEAELLAHWSHAHSLLLDDLPHLHNYAIVRYEDLTADPAGQLARLSALTGVAIPPPATEIGNRNDRYTGAAADPAGPIASRFGYGRDLRDVGPVAITMGRHYFRSVTDRLVSR, encoded by the coding sequence TTGCATCAACTTTTTCGCCCGTCGGCATCGTCTGGCAGGTCTGCTCGCTATGTGTTCGTCGGTGGTCTGCATCGAAGCGGGACGACGCTGGTCGCCGACCGTTTGGGCGCCGCGCCCGAAATCGGTGCGATCCGCGACGCTCCCGTGCCGGAGCAGGAGGGCGTCTATCTTCAGGGTGCGATCCCGCATGGCGCGCAGAATGGCATTCCGGGACGGTTCGCCTTTGACCCGGCACAGCATCTGACCGAGGATAGCGCGTTCAACACGCATGAAGTTGCACGGCGCATCGCGGCCGAATGGGACGGCTGGTTCCCTGCCGACACCGCGCTTCGGATCGAAAAGTCGCCGGTCAACCTGCTGCGGTCACGCCTGTATCAGTGCCTGTTCCCGACGGCGATGTTTGTGTTCGTGGTCCGCCATCCGCTGGCTGTCGCACGCGCAACGACAAAGTGGACCGACCAAAGCGAAGCCGAACTGCTCGCCCACTGGAGCCATGCCCATTCGCTCCTGCTCGACGACCTGCCGCACCTGCATAACTATGCCATCGTTCGTTATGAGGATCTGACCGCCGATCCCGCTGGACAGCTGGCGCGTCTGTCCGCCCTGACTGGCGTTGCGATCCCGCCGCCCGCCACCGAAATCGGCAATCGGAATGACCGCTATACCGGAGCGGCGGCCGATCCCGCGGGCCCCATTGCCAGCCGGTTCGGCTATGGCCGCGATCTGCGCGATGTCGGTCCGGTCGCGATCACAATGGGCCGTCATTATTTCCGCAGCGTCACCGACCGGCTGGTCAGTCGATAA